The window GCCTCGCGGACGCGAGCGCCAAGGCGGTGCTCAACGCGAACTACCTCGCCGAGCAGGTGGCGTACGAGACGCCGTTCGGCCCGTTCCACCACGAGTTCGTCGCGAGCGCCGGCGAACAGGACGCCGCCGACGCCGCCAAACGGATGCTCGACTACGGCGTCCACCCGCCGACCACGAAGTGGCCGGAGATCGTCGGTGAGGCGCTGATGACCGAGCCGACGGAGGTCGAGAGCCAGCGCACGCTGGACCAACTCGCCGACGCGTTCAACGCCGTCCACGCCGAGGACGACGAGACGCTCGAGGCCGCGCCGGAGCGGACCGCGGCACGGCGCATCGACCAGGTGACGGCGGCGCGGGAACCGCGGCTGTCGTGGCAGGCGCTGGACCGCGAGGAGTAAGCCGACCCTCCGTTTCTGATTCCGCCGATTCCGGTAGTGACAGCACCCGAAACGGGTGTCCGTCTGTGTCCGGGCTGTCGGCCCGGACGCCGATTTCGTATCGCCGTTACCGGTTTACGAGTTCCCGTTGCGAATGGCGATTATTTCAGAAATATGCCAATCCTGACGGAACGTTCGCCGCTCAGGGCTCCAGCACGACCCGGAACCGGGCCTCGTTCTCGAGCATCCGCTCGTAGGCCTCGCTCGCGTCCGCGAGGTCGTAGGTCTCGATCTCGGGTGTCACGTCTCGCAGGACGGAGAACTCCATCGTGTCCTGTGAGTCGCGCGCGTGGCCGGAACTCCACGCACCGACGGAGGCGCGCTTGCCAACCAGTCCCTGCACGTCGACGCTCACCTCCTCCCCGGGGACGCCGACGGCGACGAACTCCCCGTCCCGACCCAGTCCGCCGACGACCGATTCGACGGCCGCCGCCGACGGTGCCGTGCCGAGAATTACCCGCGCACCACCCAGCGCCTGCAGGCGCTCGGCCGGGTCCTCGCTGCTCGCGTCGACGAAGTGGTCCGCGCCCAACTCGAGGGCCAGCTCACGCTTGTCCGGCGACCGCGAGAGCGCGACCGTCTCGAACCCCATCCGGTGGGCGTACTGCACGCCGAGGTGGCCCAGGCCGCCGACACCCTGGACGGCGACGAGGTCCCCCGGGCCCGCGCCGGTGTTCCGGAGCGCGTTGAACGTCGTGATTCCGGCACAGAGGAGGGGTGCGGCGTCGACGGCGTCCAGGTCGTCGGGCACGGCCGCGAGTGCCTCCGCCGGGACCGTGGCGTACTCGGCGTACCCGCCGTCGAAGGTGAGGCCCGTGATGTCGCCGTGCTCGCAGCCCTGGAAGTCGCCGCGCCGGCAGGGCTCGCACTCGAAGCAGTGGCCGCCGTGCCAGCCCGCGCCGACGCGGTCGCCCGCTGCCCAGCCCGTGACGCGCTCACCGACGGCGTCGACACGGCCGGCGATCTCGTGGCCGGGAACCCGGGGGTAGGAGACGCCGGGGTAGGTCCCCTCCTTGACGAAGGCGTCGCTGTGGCAGATGCCACAGGCATCGACCGCGACCCGGACCTCTCCGGGCCCGGGGTTGGGACGCTCGCGCTCGACCATCTCGAAGTCGGCGCCCGCCTCGGGCACCTGAACCGCACGCATTGTGTCGGACATCACTTCGACACTGCGCGCGCCGGAGGTGTCGGTGTGTGGCTCCCGGCGAAGTGCGGAGGC of the Haloglomus salinum genome contains:
- a CDS encoding alcohol dehydrogenase; protein product: MSDTMRAVQVPEAGADFEMVERERPNPGPGEVRVAVDACGICHSDAFVKEGTYPGVSYPRVPGHEIAGRVDAVGERVTGWAAGDRVGAGWHGGHCFECEPCRRGDFQGCEHGDITGLTFDGGYAEYATVPAEALAAVPDDLDAVDAAPLLCAGITTFNALRNTGAGPGDLVAVQGVGGLGHLGVQYAHRMGFETVALSRSPDKRELALELGADHFVDASSEDPAERLQALGGARVILGTAPSAAAVESVVGGLGRDGEFVAVGVPGEEVSVDVQGLVGKRASVGAWSSGHARDSQDTMEFSVLRDVTPEIETYDLADASEAYERMLENEARFRVVLEP